A single genomic interval of Chitinophaga sp. 180180018-3 harbors:
- a CDS encoding FecR domain-containing protein: protein MNFQDYDVPDFVCDESFQRYCLDDSEDDIAFWKKWLNEHPEKKAAALEARGLIAMLSARQGGRVSQLKHLEDGIERYNFLQEAVTTTTSRSRWKPLKYAAVLGGGLLLAGSVWLFSRQQPAKDALVVINAGNGPRKTVVLPDGSSIVLRENSTVQLEPGFNNTNRTLSLSGEAFFDVSQHARHPFIVHTPAFDIKVLGTVFNVSAYGGNQETTAALFKGKVEITLTGQPGQRVILQPNQKLTTHAAAPFAVMPLDADPVDHKAKEIAWVRSRLEIENEPLETIAGKLEKWYGIKVVFADDTVKQYRYSGTFESETILKALDALQLSYPFNYKMQNNQIVISK, encoded by the coding sequence ATGAATTTCCAGGATTATGATGTGCCTGATTTTGTTTGTGATGAATCATTTCAGCGATACTGTCTGGACGACAGTGAAGATGATATTGCCTTCTGGAAAAAGTGGCTGAATGAACATCCGGAGAAAAAGGCGGCTGCATTGGAGGCCAGGGGATTGATTGCCATGTTATCGGCCAGACAGGGGGGAAGGGTTTCGCAATTAAAGCACCTGGAAGATGGTATTGAGCGCTACAATTTTCTACAGGAAGCGGTGACCACCACAACATCCCGCAGCAGGTGGAAGCCCCTGAAATACGCGGCTGTACTGGGTGGAGGACTGTTGCTGGCAGGAAGTGTATGGCTGTTCAGCAGGCAACAACCGGCTAAAGATGCCCTGGTGGTGATCAATGCCGGCAACGGTCCGAGAAAAACGGTGGTGCTGCCGGATGGATCTTCGATCGTCTTACGCGAAAACAGTACTGTGCAGCTGGAGCCGGGCTTTAACAATACCAATCGTACATTAAGTCTTTCGGGAGAAGCTTTTTTTGATGTAAGCCAGCACGCCAGGCATCCATTTATTGTACATACACCTGCTTTTGATATCAAGGTACTGGGCACTGTTTTCAATGTAAGCGCCTACGGCGGAAACCAGGAAACAACGGCTGCTTTATTTAAAGGAAAAGTAGAAATAACGTTGACCGGTCAGCCCGGTCAGCGGGTAATATTACAGCCCAATCAAAAGCTGACCACACACGCTGCTGCGCCTTTTGCCGTAATGCCACTGGATGCTGATCCGGTAGATCATAAAGCAAAAGAGATCGCCTGGGTGAGAAGCCGGCTCGAGATCGAGAATGAGCCACTGGAAACCATCGCCGGGAAACTGGAAAAATGGTACGGCATTAAGGTGGTTTTTGCCGATGATACCGTGAAACAATACCGGTATTCAGGCACCTTTGAAAGTGAAACTATATTAAAGGCACTGGACGCGTTGCAATTGTCTTATCCATTTAATTATAAAATGCAGAACAACCAGATAGTAATCAGTAAATAA
- a CDS encoding SOS response-associated peptidase family protein, translating to MCYDIAFTSTIESIFKYIPLLQAAGNLDIHFDSTWHKIGMSYPQWPVITNHKGLQLEKYTWGPIPKILDTIDKVKKQRQLYLNARSEKVLEQGTMWNAIRHQRCLIPATGFFEYRQVPGLKNKIPYYIKSRQQDVFFMAGLWAFSNSWDVDKPDRIPTFTILTRKANAVMAQIHNGGDNAGRMPLMLPDDLAQEWIKPDITDTDIRSIVQYELPAAQLEYWTVNSVRKVKPDDATVIAQVAYEGVPPVLV from the coding sequence ATGTGCTACGATATCGCCTTTACGTCTACCATTGAAAGCATCTTCAAATATATTCCTCTATTACAGGCAGCCGGGAACCTCGATATCCATTTCGATTCCACCTGGCATAAGATCGGCATGTCGTACCCGCAATGGCCGGTAATTACCAACCATAAAGGCTTACAGCTGGAGAAATATACCTGGGGACCTATTCCTAAAATACTCGATACTATAGACAAAGTGAAGAAACAACGCCAGCTTTACCTGAATGCCCGCAGTGAAAAAGTGCTGGAACAAGGTACGATGTGGAATGCCATCCGGCATCAACGCTGCCTGATACCTGCCACCGGCTTTTTCGAATACCGGCAGGTGCCTGGTTTGAAAAATAAAATACCCTATTATATCAAATCACGTCAACAGGATGTTTTCTTTATGGCCGGGTTATGGGCGTTCTCCAATTCCTGGGATGTGGATAAACCCGATCGTATTCCAACATTCACCATACTTACCCGTAAAGCCAATGCAGTAATGGCGCAGATCCACAATGGTGGCGACAACGCAGGCCGCATGCCGCTGATGCTGCCGGACGACCTTGCACAGGAGTGGATAAAACCGGATATAACTGATACGGATATACGTAGCATAGTGCAATACGAATTACCAGCTGCTCAACTGGAATACTGGACGGTGAATTCTGTCAGAAAAGTGAAACCCGACGATGCCACGGTCATAGCTCAGGTAGCATATGAAGGAGTGCCACCGGTACTGGTATAA
- the umuD gene encoding translesion error-prone DNA polymerase V autoproteolytic subunit, with translation MEALKMSDLSLTLPFFDINNPVGFPAPATDGQEQGIDLSRVLQPHPASSFVIRVKGDSMAEASIPDGCMAVVDRSLRPSTGDIIVAELNGEYVVRRLVKAGRNWVLHAENTFYKPVLITEDTDFQVWGVVVSVIVDMRK, from the coding sequence ATGGAAGCACTGAAAATGAGCGATTTGAGTTTAACCCTCCCTTTTTTTGATATTAACAATCCGGTAGGGTTTCCTGCCCCGGCTACTGATGGCCAGGAACAGGGAATAGATCTTTCCCGTGTACTTCAGCCACATCCCGCCAGCAGCTTTGTTATCAGGGTTAAAGGAGATAGTATGGCGGAGGCCAGCATCCCCGATGGCTGCATGGCCGTGGTAGACAGGTCTCTCCGGCCTTCTACGGGCGATATTATAGTAGCGGAACTTAACGGGGAGTATGTAGTCAGACGGCTGGTAAAAGCCGGCCGGAACTGGGTATTACATGCGGAAAACACCTTTTATAAACCGGTGCTGATCACAGAGGACACTGATTTCCAGGTATGGGGGGTTGTTGTATCTGTTATTGTAGACATGCGTAAATGA
- a CDS encoding cyanophycinase yields MKLNHIIPAVLTITAICFYACKQTKKLPVIPGRPASIGFVGDTANVSTPVEGGVALIGGGGNVDGAFQWMIARSGGGDVVVLTASGNGSYNHDIDSLGKVNSVETLNITTRELANNDTVAYIIRNAEMLFIAGGDQSRYMQQWRGTKVNDAINYLLLEKRVPVGGTSAGCAILSGLYYSGEGGSAVSDTVLANPYDSLVKLYRNDFLQAPYLQQVLSDQHYLKRGREGRHVTFMSRLITDNGIFPRGIAPDEKTAVCIDEQGMAKVFGASKACFILTDSLKKPELCVAGKPLQWNCGEQALKVYEIQGSAGGSGSFSVADFNPEAASGGNWYWWWVENGQLKKKAI; encoded by the coding sequence ATGAAATTGAATCATATTATACCCGCTGTACTAACGATAACGGCTATATGTTTTTATGCCTGTAAGCAGACGAAAAAATTGCCTGTTATCCCTGGCCGCCCGGCATCCATCGGGTTTGTAGGTGATACTGCTAATGTTAGCACGCCCGTAGAAGGTGGTGTGGCGTTGATCGGTGGCGGCGGCAATGTAGATGGCGCATTTCAGTGGATGATAGCACGCAGTGGCGGCGGCGACGTGGTAGTACTTACGGCTTCCGGCAATGGCAGTTATAATCATGATATCGATTCACTCGGTAAAGTGAACTCCGTGGAAACGCTCAATATCACTACCAGGGAGCTGGCCAATAATGATACAGTGGCATATATCATACGTAATGCCGAGATGTTGTTTATAGCAGGAGGGGACCAGTCGCGCTACATGCAGCAATGGCGCGGTACCAAAGTGAACGACGCCATTAATTACCTGCTCCTCGAAAAGAGGGTGCCAGTGGGTGGTACCAGCGCGGGTTGCGCCATACTAAGCGGGTTGTATTACAGCGGAGAAGGAGGCAGCGCCGTATCAGACACCGTGTTGGCTAATCCGTACGATTCGCTGGTAAAGCTTTACCGCAACGACTTCCTGCAGGCGCCCTATCTGCAGCAGGTACTGAGCGATCAGCATTACCTGAAACGCGGCCGGGAAGGGAGGCATGTTACATTTATGAGCCGGCTGATCACAGATAACGGCATCTTTCCGCGTGGCATAGCGCCGGACGAAAAAACGGCTGTTTGTATCGATGAACAGGGAATGGCGAAAGTATTTGGTGCGAGTAAAGCCTGTTTTATATTAACAGATAGTCTGAAAAAACCTGAACTTTGTGTAGCCGGTAAACCACTTCAATGGAATTGCGGTGAGCAGGCATTGAAGGTGTATGAGATACAGGGAAGCGCGGGTGGCAGTGGCAGTTTCAGCGTAGCCGACTTTAATCCGGAAGCCGCCAGTGGAGGTAATTGGTATTGGTGGTGGGTGGAAAACGGGCAGTTGAAGAAGAAAGCAATTTGA
- a CDS encoding SusC/RagA family TonB-linked outer membrane protein has product MLKLVFLEWKERPVPTGKLLLTMKLTLLLFFICFQVQAVCLAQETITLQLKQASIRQLLKTLEHQTAYRFVFHDKTLPEEKRVTISARESTLDAVLVQAFAGTNLAYSQKEDGLVVIYATAAGTAVADMTISGVVRGADNLPLPGVTVRATGTNKGTLTREDGSWALDVPDHTKSLQFSLVGYVTQQVEINSRHQINIQLTEDIKTLNAVTITGYTNYTRDKSTASSGVVGADKISQVPMASFEQILQGRVPGMVVSAGSGQPGTAATVTVRGVGTINGNAAVLYIMDGIPIEAGQFQGINPEDIASVTVLKDASAKALYGSRGSNGVIVITTKKGQAGKVAFAYKSQYGFSNMTTPKFQMMNAEEHLRFEEEIGLETGADLGPGWDYSPKNPANANKTPEEKAAAVHILDSLRSMNTNWRKSFLQTGKFQEQQLSASGGNDNVRFYSSVNFFDQQGIARRSELKRYSFKNNLDFNAGRLTANLNIGLAYAESSFIEREGSSNGANTLAAVYYALPYEYPYASDGTLVTSYNNDVYPVLDQREGSNALEAMLNTSNRDNQLKGIIGTSLNYTLAKGLIAKTRLGLDFRETTTERYVTPDSYSGYKVANGGRGSFGEGVTRNFTLVSTSGLTWSRMIAEKHDFEVSGYFEFTRNTNRAFNYTGYDLDSRLPATPAAITPGSPYSPLVGGARTRSALASWIGVGRYTFNEKYTINASYRRDGASTVPINNRWHGFYSVGLGWEAKKENFLKEVSFVNNLRFRASYGTSANPFSSLGPFAYFRTFRTNQYGGNPAIVPLQPGNPAYDWEYAKELNIGFDLGIWNNRIRMVTDVYNKITNNLFIDQPLSITSGFSSMFQNSGSMRNRGIEMDIQGDVIRNKDLTWTIGANFAYNKNVITSLGGAEEFTQGLSKIVRVGLPYGSHYAPKWAGVDPETGDPMYYDRQGKITKDYNETALSVAEFGTYIPSLTGGFNTSLTWRGIYLNALFTFADKAMRYMNEDYYNENPSFASSNQSKRMLYDRWKKPGNHAILPKFDADRRYSSKDIQDASYLRLRNVNIGYNFPKAFISRLKFITGIQVFAQAQNLYTWTKWKSFDPENNSGDGMFDYPAARTYTFGLNVNF; this is encoded by the coding sequence ATGTTAAAACTTGTATTCCTGGAATGGAAGGAACGGCCTGTTCCCACCGGCAAACTACTGCTGACTATGAAGTTGACACTTTTACTCTTTTTTATCTGTTTCCAGGTGCAGGCAGTTTGTCTGGCCCAGGAAACCATTACCCTGCAGTTGAAACAAGCCAGTATCCGGCAGCTGTTGAAAACACTGGAGCATCAGACGGCTTACCGTTTTGTGTTTCACGATAAAACATTACCGGAAGAAAAACGGGTGACGATCAGTGCCCGGGAATCCACGCTGGATGCGGTGCTGGTACAGGCATTTGCCGGTACCAATCTTGCTTATTCCCAGAAGGAAGACGGGCTGGTAGTGATATACGCTACGGCTGCCGGTACCGCCGTAGCTGATATGACCATCAGCGGTGTGGTGAGGGGAGCCGATAACCTGCCTCTGCCCGGGGTAACTGTCAGGGCCACAGGTACCAACAAAGGTACCCTTACCAGGGAAGATGGCAGCTGGGCCCTGGATGTACCTGATCATACAAAATCGCTGCAGTTTTCGCTGGTAGGCTATGTAACACAGCAGGTGGAAATCAATTCCCGGCATCAGATCAACATACAACTAACAGAAGATATCAAAACACTGAATGCGGTTACCATTACCGGCTATACGAATTATACGAGAGATAAATCAACTGCTTCTTCCGGAGTGGTGGGCGCCGATAAAATTTCGCAGGTGCCGATGGCATCTTTCGAACAAATACTCCAGGGCAGAGTACCCGGCATGGTAGTATCAGCAGGCTCGGGTCAGCCGGGAACGGCTGCTACTGTTACGGTCCGAGGGGTTGGTACTATCAATGGAAATGCTGCTGTATTGTATATCATGGACGGCATACCCATTGAAGCCGGCCAGTTCCAGGGAATTAACCCCGAAGATATTGCTTCCGTTACGGTGCTGAAAGATGCCTCTGCCAAAGCGCTTTATGGCTCCCGTGGTTCCAACGGTGTTATCGTCATTACCACTAAAAAAGGACAGGCCGGGAAAGTGGCTTTTGCCTACAAATCCCAGTATGGCTTTTCCAACATGACTACACCTAAATTCCAAATGATGAATGCTGAAGAACATCTTCGCTTCGAGGAAGAGATTGGGCTGGAAACCGGTGCAGATCTGGGACCGGGCTGGGACTATTCCCCAAAAAATCCTGCCAACGCCAATAAAACACCTGAAGAAAAAGCAGCAGCTGTGCATATACTCGATAGTCTGCGTAGCATGAATACCAACTGGAGAAAGAGTTTCCTGCAAACAGGTAAATTCCAGGAACAACAGTTAAGTGCCAGTGGAGGTAATGATAACGTGAGATTTTATAGCTCGGTGAATTTTTTTGATCAACAGGGCATTGCCAGGCGTTCTGAACTGAAACGCTATAGCTTTAAGAATAATCTTGATTTCAACGCCGGCCGTTTAACGGCTAATCTCAATATCGGTCTTGCATACGCTGAGTCGTCGTTTATCGAAAGGGAAGGCTCTTCCAATGGTGCCAATACCCTTGCTGCTGTGTATTATGCGTTGCCTTATGAGTATCCTTATGCCTCCGATGGCACGCTGGTGACCAGTTATAACAATGATGTATATCCGGTGCTGGATCAGCGGGAGGGCAGCAATGCCCTGGAAGCCATGCTGAATACATCCAACAGAGATAACCAGCTGAAAGGCATCATTGGTACGTCACTGAACTATACGCTGGCGAAAGGATTGATTGCTAAAACAAGACTGGGGCTCGATTTCAGGGAAACTACCACAGAGCGGTATGTAACCCCCGATTCCTACTCCGGCTACAAAGTAGCAAATGGGGGCAGGGGAAGTTTTGGAGAAGGCGTTACCCGTAACTTCACGCTGGTAAGCACTTCCGGCCTGACCTGGTCGAGAATGATAGCGGAAAAACACGATTTTGAAGTATCCGGTTATTTCGAATTTACGCGTAATACCAACCGTGCTTTTAACTACACAGGTTACGATCTGGACAGCCGGCTGCCTGCTACACCAGCTGCTATTACACCCGGATCGCCTTACAGTCCGCTGGTAGGTGGCGCGCGCACACGTAGTGCGCTGGCATCCTGGATAGGTGTTGGCCGTTATACTTTCAATGAGAAATATACAATCAATGCCAGCTATCGCCGCGATGGCGCCTCTACAGTGCCCATCAACAACCGCTGGCATGGCTTCTATTCTGTAGGCCTTGGCTGGGAAGCCAAAAAGGAAAATTTCCTGAAAGAGGTGAGCTTTGTGAATAACCTGCGCTTCAGGGCCAGCTATGGTACTTCTGCCAATCCATTCTCCAGCCTGGGACCTTTTGCGTATTTCCGTACTTTCCGGACCAACCAGTATGGTGGTAATCCGGCTATAGTACCGTTGCAGCCCGGTAACCCGGCGTACGACTGGGAATATGCCAAAGAACTCAATATCGGGTTCGACCTGGGAATCTGGAATAACCGTATCCGTATGGTAACGGATGTGTATAACAAAATCACCAATAACCTTTTCATCGATCAGCCATTGTCTATCACTTCGGGTTTCTCCAGCATGTTCCAGAATTCAGGATCCATGCGTAACAGGGGAATAGAAATGGATATACAGGGAGATGTGATCCGGAACAAAGACCTCACCTGGACGATCGGCGCCAACTTTGCCTATAACAAAAATGTGATCACCAGTTTGGGCGGCGCAGAAGAGTTCACGCAGGGCCTGTCGAAGATCGTCAGGGTAGGATTGCCTTATGGCTCACACTATGCACCTAAATGGGCAGGTGTGGATCCTGAAACCGGCGATCCTATGTACTACGACCGCCAGGGTAAGATCACGAAAGATTATAATGAAACCGCACTGAGTGTAGCTGAATTCGGTACCTACATCCCGTCATTAACAGGTGGTTTCAATACATCGCTGACCTGGAGAGGCATTTACCTGAATGCCCTGTTTACGTTTGCCGACAAGGCCATGCGTTATATGAACGAAGACTACTACAACGAGAACCCCAGCTTCGCCTCCAGCAACCAGTCGAAACGCATGTTGTACGACCGCTGGAAGAAACCCGGCAACCATGCGATACTACCGAAGTTTGATGCCGACAGGCGCTATTCTTCCAAAGACATACAGGACGCTTCGTACCTGCGGTTAAGGAATGTGAATATCGGCTACAATTTTCCGAAAGCATTTATTTCCCGGCTGAAATTTATCACTGGCATACAGGTATTTGCACAGGCGCAAAACCTTTACACATGGACCAAATGGAAAAGTTTTGATCCGGAAAATAACAGTGGCGATGGGATGTTCGATTACCCTGCAGCCCGCACCTATACCTTTGGTCTGAATGTTAATTTCTAA
- a CDS encoding isoaspartyl peptidase/L-asparaginase → MKGRFSRLWMLAILLCCSTAGIAQQKASYVLVIHGGAGTILKKNMSPEKEAAYKASLTRALETGYKVLQSGGSSLDAVEATVRVLEDDSLFNAGKGAVFTHDGRNELDAAIMNGKTKAAGAVAGVTTIRNPVSAARAVMEKSSHVMMIGPGAEKFAKEAGLEIVDPSYFRTESRWRDLQRAIYEDSLAAAKSNAYTEPEKMGTINRDYKFGTVGAVALDKQGNLAAATSTGGMTNKKYGRVGDSPIIGAGTYANNETAAVSCTGWGEYYIRNVVAYDLSALMEYKGYTVQQAGNTVIKKVGNMGGDGGLIALDKKGNMTMSFNTEGMYRGAVTKDGKIEVAIYKN, encoded by the coding sequence ATGAAAGGCAGGTTTAGCCGTTTATGGATGCTGGCGATATTGTTATGCTGCAGTACGGCAGGTATAGCCCAGCAAAAAGCATCATATGTACTGGTGATACACGGAGGAGCCGGTACCATTCTGAAGAAAAATATGAGCCCGGAAAAAGAAGCTGCCTATAAGGCATCGCTGACACGGGCGCTGGAAACAGGGTACAAAGTGTTGCAATCAGGAGGTAGCAGTCTGGATGCGGTAGAGGCCACCGTAAGGGTACTGGAAGATGATTCCTTATTCAACGCTGGGAAAGGAGCCGTTTTTACCCACGATGGCCGTAATGAACTGGATGCAGCCATTATGAACGGCAAAACGAAAGCTGCAGGAGCTGTGGCAGGTGTAACCACTATACGTAACCCGGTGAGTGCTGCCAGGGCGGTGATGGAAAAATCATCGCATGTGATGATGATAGGCCCGGGGGCGGAAAAGTTTGCGAAAGAAGCAGGTTTGGAAATAGTAGACCCATCTTATTTCAGAACGGAATCGCGCTGGAGGGATCTGCAACGCGCTATCTATGAGGATTCCCTGGCAGCGGCTAAATCCAATGCCTATACAGAGCCGGAAAAGATGGGTACCATTAATCGCGATTATAAATTCGGTACAGTAGGAGCCGTAGCATTAGACAAGCAGGGAAACCTGGCAGCAGCTACTTCCACCGGTGGTATGACCAACAAAAAATATGGCCGCGTTGGCGATTCTCCTATCATCGGTGCAGGTACTTATGCCAACAATGAAACAGCTGCTGTGTCCTGCACCGGCTGGGGCGAATACTATATCCGTAATGTAGTTGCATACGATCTTTCTGCATTGATGGAATACAAAGGCTACACGGTGCAGCAAGCCGGTAATACTGTTATCAAAAAGGTAGGTAACATGGGAGGCGATGGTGGCCTGATAGCGCTTGACAAAAAAGGCAATATGACGATGTCGTTCAACACCGAAGGAATGTATCGTGGCGCAGTGACGAAAGACGGAAAGATAGAAGTAGCGATATATAAGAATTAA
- a CDS encoding RagB/SusD family nutrient uptake outer membrane protein: MMICYLKYTFRYFAWLLPLCLLACNKQLDLQPTDNIIDPERTFRKVSDLNGGLLGAYSGLTYNTIYTISLVTDECMLPSENSTGRGVATFRWQIDPSNTTVTTSFNEYYIAIDRANRVVAAASRVPAKGDEIAQRDQYRGEALALRAYCHFQLLQSYAAAYEPGALGVALMDTSVISFPARRTFGEVVAAITKDLQQAKTLIPATFDDNTRITRPAIAAIQARVALYAKQWDDAVTYSTEAINAMPLAAAGDFPGIWKDTKSTEVIWKLKQISGINDPIGNMYFYRNVVLYAPSFELIKLFDKTNDIRYPAYIQFDDSRGSGKSPYLVNKYYGASGSLGLADIKLFRTGEMYLIRAEALAEKNQINEGAADLNTLRTARISGYVPEVFAGKDALIAAVYTERFKELAFEGQRLFDLRRRNLPVTRDPEDAVNALGAVLLKPGSKGYVFPIPDAETKANRNMQQNPGY; encoded by the coding sequence ATGATGATCTGCTATCTTAAATATACTTTCAGGTACTTCGCATGGTTGCTGCCATTGTGCTTACTGGCCTGTAACAAGCAACTGGACCTGCAGCCCACGGATAATATTATTGATCCGGAGAGAACATTCCGCAAGGTGTCGGACCTCAACGGAGGTCTGCTGGGCGCTTATTCAGGGCTCACCTATAATACTATTTATACCATATCTCTCGTAACAGATGAGTGTATGTTGCCATCTGAAAACAGCACAGGGCGCGGTGTAGCTACTTTCCGCTGGCAGATAGATCCCAGCAATACTACAGTTACCACTTCTTTTAACGAGTATTATATCGCAATAGACCGGGCCAACCGGGTAGTTGCTGCAGCCAGCCGTGTACCGGCCAAAGGCGATGAAATAGCGCAGCGGGATCAATACCGCGGCGAAGCACTGGCGTTGCGGGCATATTGCCACTTTCAGCTGCTGCAGAGTTATGCGGCTGCATATGAACCAGGAGCATTAGGGGTAGCGCTGATGGATACCTCTGTAATCAGTTTCCCGGCGCGCCGTACATTCGGTGAAGTGGTAGCAGCTATCACAAAAGATTTGCAACAGGCTAAAACACTGATCCCTGCCACCTTTGATGATAACACGCGGATCACCCGGCCGGCCATAGCAGCTATCCAGGCCAGGGTGGCACTTTACGCCAAACAATGGGATGATGCAGTTACCTATTCCACTGAGGCTATAAATGCTATGCCATTGGCTGCTGCCGGCGACTTCCCCGGCATCTGGAAAGACACGAAATCAACAGAAGTGATCTGGAAACTGAAACAGATTTCCGGTATCAATGACCCGATAGGAAATATGTATTTCTACAGGAACGTGGTATTGTACGCGCCTTCCTTTGAACTGATCAAACTGTTCGATAAAACCAACGATATACGTTATCCTGCTTACATCCAGTTCGACGACAGCAGGGGCAGCGGCAAATCGCCCTACCTGGTAAACAAGTACTACGGCGCTTCCGGTAGCCTCGGCCTGGCTGATATTAAATTGTTCCGGACGGGAGAAATGTATCTTATCCGCGCAGAAGCACTGGCGGAAAAGAATCAGATCAATGAAGGAGCCGCCGATCTCAATACACTCAGAACAGCCCGTATCAGCGGTTATGTTCCCGAGGTATTTGCCGGAAAAGATGCCCTGATAGCAGCTGTATATACAGAACGTTTTAAGGAACTGGCTTTCGAAGGGCAACGGTTGTTTGACCTGAGAAGAAGAAACCTGCCGGTGACCAGAGATCCGGAAGATGCTGTGAATGCGTTGGGTGCGGTATTGCTGAAACCGGGCAGCAAAGGTTATGTGTTCCCTATCCCGGATGCAGAAACGAAAGCAAACCGGAATATGCAACAAAACCCAGGGTACTAA